From Antennarius striatus isolate MH-2024 chromosome 14, ASM4005453v1, whole genome shotgun sequence, the proteins below share one genomic window:
- the LOC137607440 gene encoding thyrotropin-releasing hormone receptor-like, translating to MENFTASPQTNNSLGIWTDYTIRYKVISSLLLFVICALGIVGNIMVILVVLTTKHMRTPTNCYLVSLAVADLMVLIAAGLPSITDSIFESWVFGRYGCLCITYCQYLGINASSCSITAFTIERYIAICHPIKAQFLCTLSRAKKIILFVWAFTCLYCVMWFYLSDIQELVYDNITIITCGYRVSRKFYLPIYFFDFGVFFVMPLLLSAVLYGLIARILFLNPLPSDHKDNKKNGFNDHNVKNARHSSSTAKSRRQVTKMLAVVVVLFATLWMPYRTLVLVNSCLEKAYLDSWFLLFCRLCIYLNSAINPVIYNAMSQKFRAAFHKICHCGRKCSEKPAAYSVALSYSMAKDTSMMETTNPFTTELEELTVTDKLLSEQKVVFPDSCVYGKVNFRDA from the exons ATGGAAAACTTCACAGCATCTCCACAGACGAACAACTCACTGGGCATCTGGACGGACTACACTATCCGCTACAAAGTGATAAGCAGCTTACTGCTTTTTGTGATTTGCGCTTTAGGGATCGTTGGCAACATTATGGTCATCTTGGTGGTGCTCACCACCAAACACATGAGGACTCCCACCAACTGCTACCTGGTGAGTCTGGCTGTGGCTGATCTGATGGTGCTGATAGCGGCGGGTTTACCGTCCATCACTGACAGCATCTTCGAGTCGTGGGTGTTCGGTCGCTACGGGTGTCTCTGCATCACCTACTGTCAGTATCTGGGGATCAacgcctcctcctgctccatcaCAGCGTTCACCATAGAGAGATACATCGCGATCTGCCATCCCATCAAAGCCCAGTTCCTATGCACCCTGTCCAGAGCCAAGAAGATCATTCTGTTCGTTTGGGCTTTTACTTGTCTCTACTGCGTGATGTGGTTCTACCTGTCGGACATACAGGAGCTGGTGTACgacaacatcaccatcatcacctgcGGCTACAGAGTCTCCAGGAAGTTCTATTTACCCATTTACTTTTTTGACTTCGGCGTCTTTTTCGTGATGCCGCTGCTGCTCTCGGCGGTCTTATACGGACTGATCGCCAGGATCCTCTTCCTCAACCCGCTGCCCTCCGACCACAAAGACAACAAGAAGAACGGATTCAACGACCACAACGTGAAAAACGCCCGTCACTCCAGCTCCACCGCCAAATCCCGCAGAcag GTGACTAAGATGCTAGCTGTTGTAGTGGTCCTGTTTGCCACACTCTGGATGCCCTACCGCACTCTGGTGTTGGTCAACTCCTGCCTGGAGAAAGCCTACCTGGACAGCTGGTTCCTTCTGTTCTGCCGCCTCTGCATCTACCTCAACAGCGCCATCAACCCTGTCATCTACAACGCCATGTCCCAGAAGTTTCGCGCAGCTTTCCACAAGATCTGCCACTGTGGTAGGAAATGTTCTGAAAAACCTGCCGCCTACAGCGTGGCCCTCAGTTACAGCATGGCCAAGGACACATCGATGATGGAGACCACCAATCCCTTCACcacagagctggaggagctgacgGTCACAGACAAGCTGCTGTCTGAGCAGAAAGTGGTGTTTCCAGATTCTTGTGTCTACGGGAAGGTGAATTTCAGAGACGCCTGA